A window from Candidatus Krumholzibacteriota bacterium encodes these proteins:
- a CDS encoding sulfotransferase family 2 domain-containing protein: protein MSQKNIKYCFIHIPKTGGTFINYVLRSLFGIRHVDVIKNFNEKDSLPVWEKAVGLKDIKKIFKLHPFVNSIASHFLMPTNEMLKIFPNAIWFSVLRSPKKRIISDYKDKCRLKNKIVDFYSWAEKRKNLELKMLSGKSDIDYCINYIRKGNIKILLQEQLNADIELLFNFNKINSKKLTSLKPKNVSSLEKELDEAIREQLQKINIDFYIDNSKILYEYIRKKRNSNQNYFKFEKSEMKNNILNRKNVFANKIYRNLIYKPLSLFSSR from the coding sequence ATGTCACAGAAAAATATTAAATATTGTTTTATACATATACCAAAAACTGGTGGTACTTTTATTAATTATGTTTTAAGATCTTTATTTGGAATTCGCCATGTTGATGTTATAAAAAATTTTAACGAGAAAGATTCTCTTCCTGTTTGGGAAAAAGCTGTAGGTTTAAAAGATATTAAGAAAATATTTAAATTGCATCCATTTGTAAACTCCATTGCTAGCCACTTTTTGATGCCAACAAATGAAATGCTAAAAATTTTCCCTAATGCAATTTGGTTTTCAGTTCTAAGATCACCTAAAAAAAGAATAATATCTGATTATAAAGACAAATGTAGACTCAAAAACAAAATTGTTGATTTTTACTCATGGGCAGAAAAAAGAAAAAATCTTGAATTAAAAATGTTATCAGGAAAATCAGATATTGATTATTGTATAAATTATATAAGAAAAGGAAATATAAAAATACTACTACAAGAACAATTAAACGCAGACATTGAATTGCTATTTAATTTTAATAAAATTAATAGTAAAAAGCTGACAAGTCTAAAACCCAAGAATGTATCTTCATTAGAAAAAGAACTAGATGAAGCAATTCGGGAACAATTACAAAAAATCAATATTGATTTTTATATAGATAACAGCAAAATATTATACGAATATATAAGAAAAAAAAGAAATTCAAATCAAAATTATTTTAAGTTTGAGAAAAGTGAGATGAAAAATAATATTTTGAACCGAAAAAATGTATTTGCAAATAAAATATATAGAAACCTTATATATAAACCATTATCATTGTTTTCTAGTAGATAA
- a CDS encoding flippase has protein sequence MVNSGQNNVALHDKSVEQLTKKTAKGGGILFIGGVIGKGINFLLQILLGRVLGTATYGLYALGHTIISIVQTISVLGLHEATVRFVALYKGEGNKARVKGTLILSLTISLISSIFISILLFILAKFISVHAFNKPNLAGVLRIFSISLPFYVLMIMTSSVARAFHLMQYNTGLRNIFFPIANILFVGLAFLLGYRLNGALIGFLISGILSTLLGLYFLWRIFPEIISPLKPLYRSRQLIRFSLPILFVSMAVSFLFGIDRLMLGWLGNSSDVGIYNAAVLTSMQIGIFIKAIGTSFSPIISDLYNKKKKKQLNQIFKATTRWGFILSLPLFLIILFFSTNIMELFGSDFSNGRLVLIVLATANLIISVRGPTAPMLTMSGKQDIELLNTIGLMGINIILNFLLIKRYGIIGAALASGVSLSVLSIVRLLEIRILLGIQPYDRRYFKSLLAGAIIILIYIFIPESSKSGFVWIAYASFLLLIYALLVYTLGLDKEDKLIIRYILNIAIRSQFNHEKDTDEQKNK, from the coding sequence ATGGTAAATTCGGGTCAAAATAATGTTGCCTTACATGATAAGAGTGTTGAACAGCTCACAAAGAAAACCGCCAAAGGTGGTGGGATTCTCTTTATTGGAGGCGTAATTGGAAAAGGGATTAATTTCCTTTTGCAAATTCTTCTGGGGCGTGTTCTTGGAACTGCAACTTATGGTTTATATGCTTTAGGCCATACTATAATCAGTATCGTACAGACAATTTCAGTTTTAGGTCTACATGAAGCTACGGTACGCTTCGTAGCTCTATATAAAGGTGAAGGTAACAAGGCTCGGGTTAAAGGCACATTAATTCTTTCTTTAACAATTTCTTTAATTTCAAGCATTTTTATAAGCATATTATTATTCATTTTAGCCAAGTTTATCTCAGTACATGCATTCAACAAACCAAATTTGGCAGGAGTTCTCCGAATATTTTCTATATCACTGCCTTTTTATGTTTTGATGATAATGACATCATCTGTAGCAAGAGCTTTTCATCTTATGCAGTATAATACAGGGCTTAGAAATATTTTTTTTCCTATTGCTAATATATTGTTCGTTGGCCTGGCCTTCCTTTTAGGATACAGGTTGAATGGAGCTTTAATTGGTTTCCTTATATCAGGCATCTTAAGTACACTTTTGGGATTGTATTTTCTCTGGAGGATCTTTCCAGAAATTATTTCTCCACTGAAGCCTTTATATAGATCACGACAACTTATTCGTTTTAGCTTACCAATACTATTTGTTAGCATGGCAGTTTCTTTTTTGTTTGGGATTGACAGGTTAATGTTGGGTTGGTTAGGAAATTCAAGTGATGTTGGAATTTACAATGCGGCGGTTCTAACCAGCATGCAAATAGGAATTTTTATCAAAGCCATAGGCACTAGTTTTTCTCCAATAATTTCTGATTTGTACAACAAAAAGAAGAAAAAACAGCTCAATCAGATTTTCAAAGCAACTACACGTTGGGGCTTTATCCTTTCCCTACCGCTTTTTTTAATAATCTTATTTTTCTCAACTAATATAATGGAACTCTTTGGATCAGATTTCTCCAATGGAAGATTGGTTTTAATAGTTTTAGCTACCGCAAATTTAATAATATCAGTTAGGGGACCAACAGCACCTATGTTAACTATGTCCGGAAAACAGGATATTGAACTACTAAATACAATTGGACTAATGGGTATAAACATAATATTAAATTTCTTGTTAATTAAACGCTATGGAATCATTGGAGCCGCACTTGCTAGTGGAGTTTCTCTTAGTGTTCTTAGCATTGTTCGTCTATTGGAGATTAGAATTCTATTAGGGATCCAACCTTACGACCGCAGGTATTTCAAATCATTGTTAGCTGGAGCAATTATAATTCTAATATACATTTTTATTCCTGAGAGTTCAAAGTCGGGGTTTGTCTGGATTGCTTACGCTAGTTTTTTATTACTGATTTATGCTTTACTAGTATACACTTTAGGATTGGATAAAGAAGATAAGTTAATCATCAGATATATACTCAATATTGCGATACGAAGTCAATTCAATCATGAGAAAGACACCGATGAACAAAAAAACAAGTAA